From Xylanibacter oryzae DSM 17970, a single genomic window includes:
- a CDS encoding glycoside hydrolase family 97 protein — MKKIITFVTFMLLPLMVMAQEIKSPDGNVRLKFYLDNGRPTYEMTYKGKAVIKPSHLGLELAKNKHASKGMDETDLMDGFNITDTNESTLNETWRPVWGETATIRNNYNELAVNLNQPSSNRNITIRFRVYDYGMGLRYEFPQQKDLNYFIIKEEHTQFAMAGDHKAWWLPGDYDTQEYETVTSKLSQIRGLMKSAVTGNSSQTTFSPTGVQTSLQMKTDNGLYINIHEAACVDYSTMNLNLDDKNMIFESWLTPDAEGLKGYMQTPCNSPWRTVMVSDDARDMLSCKLTLNLNEPCALKDVSWIHPIKYCGVWWEMIVGRNSWSYTNDYPSVRLGVTDYTKCKPNGTHGANNADVKRYIDFAAKNGLSEVLVEGWNQGWEDWVGNSKFDVFDFVTPYPDFDIKMLNDYAHSKGVKLMMHHETSSSAINYERHLEDAFNLMNKYGYDAVKSGYVGDIIPRGEHHYGQFMNNHYLYCLKEAAKHHIMVNAHEATRPTGLCRTYPNLVGNESARGTEYEAFGGSRPDHTVVLPFTRLQGGPMDYTPGIFETQLKTWSKNTSYVHTTLCGQLALYLVMYSPLQMAADLPEHYEKYDDAFQFIRDVAVDWSDSKYLEAEPGAYITVARKAKGTDNWFVGGKCNEDGHSAMIKFDFLDKGRKYRCDIYQDAKDADYEKNPKAYKISHRMVKRGDVINIKEVRGGGFGMALFAK, encoded by the coding sequence ATGAAAAAAATTATCACATTCGTTACATTTATGCTGTTGCCGCTGATGGTAATGGCACAAGAGATTAAATCGCCTGACGGGAATGTCAGATTGAAGTTCTATTTAGATAATGGCCGACCAACTTATGAGATGACTTATAAAGGTAAGGCGGTTATAAAACCTAGTCATTTAGGACTTGAACTGGCTAAAAATAAACATGCAAGTAAAGGCATGGACGAAACTGATTTGATGGATGGCTTTAATATTACAGATACTAACGAATCAACATTAAATGAGACTTGGAGACCGGTATGGGGTGAGACCGCTACTATACGGAATAATTATAATGAGTTGGCGGTAAATCTTAATCAGCCATCTAGTAATCGTAATATAACTATACGTTTTCGCGTATACGATTATGGAATGGGTTTGAGATACGAGTTTCCACAACAGAAAGATCTCAATTATTTCATAATAAAAGAAGAACATACTCAGTTTGCCATGGCTGGTGATCATAAAGCATGGTGGCTGCCGGGTGATTATGATACACAGGAGTACGAAACTGTAACGTCAAAGCTATCTCAGATAAGAGGATTGATGAAGTCGGCTGTTACCGGCAATTCTTCTCAGACCACATTTTCGCCCACAGGTGTTCAGACATCCTTGCAGATGAAGACCGATAATGGATTGTATATTAACATCCATGAAGCCGCTTGTGTAGATTATTCTACCATGAATCTGAATTTGGATGATAAGAATATGATCTTCGAATCGTGGCTTACGCCTGATGCTGAAGGACTTAAGGGATATATGCAGACACCATGCAATTCTCCTTGGAGGACTGTTATGGTTAGTGATGATGCCCGTGATATGCTTTCGTGCAAACTGACATTGAACCTAAATGAACCATGTGCCTTGAAAGATGTTTCGTGGATACACCCAATAAAATATTGCGGGGTATGGTGGGAGATGATAGTAGGCCGAAATTCATGGAGCTATACTAATGATTATCCATCTGTCAGACTAGGTGTTACTGATTATACCAAATGTAAACCTAATGGAACTCATGGCGCAAATAATGCAGATGTAAAGAGATATATTGATTTCGCAGCAAAGAATGGCTTGTCTGAGGTTCTTGTAGAAGGATGGAACCAAGGCTGGGAAGACTGGGTTGGTAATTCTAAGTTTGATGTCTTCGATTTTGTTACCCCTTATCCAGACTTTGATATTAAAATGTTGAATGATTATGCCCACTCTAAGGGTGTTAAATTAATGATGCATCATGAGACGTCTTCTTCTGCGATCAACTATGAGCGACATCTTGAAGATGCTTTCAACCTTATGAACAAGTACGGATATGATGCTGTAAAGAGTGGTTATGTAGGTGATATAATACCAAGAGGTGAGCATCATTATGGTCAGTTTATGAACAATCACTACCTTTATTGCCTAAAGGAAGCTGCAAAACATCATATTATGGTTAATGCACACGAGGCCACACGTCCTACAGGATTATGTCGTACATATCCTAATCTGGTTGGAAATGAGAGCGCTCGTGGTACAGAATATGAAGCTTTCGGAGGCAGCAGGCCTGATCATACGGTGGTTCTTCCTTTCACTCGTCTTCAGGGTGGACCGATGGATTATACTCCCGGCATATTCGAAACTCAATTGAAGACATGGTCTAAGAATACATCTTATGTACATACTACGCTTTGTGGCCAACTGGCACTTTATTTAGTGATGTACAGTCCTTTGCAGATGGCTGCCGATCTACCCGAACATTATGAGAAATATGATGATGCCTTCCAGTTTATCCGTGATGTAGCTGTGGATTGGTCTGATAGCAAATATCTTGAGGCTGAGCCGGGCGCTTACATCACAGTGGCCCGAAAAGCTAAAGGTACTGATAATTGGTTTGTTGGTGGTAAATGTAATGAAGACGGACATAGTGCTATGATTAAGTTTGACTTCCTGGATAAAGGTCGTAAATATAGATGTGACATCTACCAGGATGCAAAAGATGCAGATTATGAGAAGAACCCTAAAGCATATAAAATATCACACCGTATGGTGAAAAGGGGTGATGTCATAAATATAAAAGAGGTTCGAGGTGGAGGTTTTGGCATGGCTTTGTTCGCAAAATAG
- the pulA gene encoding type I pullulanase, which produces MIIKNIIITSLLTLAFARNADAQRFNELTYSPTKSEFRLFAPDSAKKIVVRIYDSGLGGKPLRTIKMRHTAADRWTALAKGNLKGKFYTFDISGDRKSWHETPGVFAKAVGVNGRRAAIIDLHATNPEGWSEDKRPVIKSPADLVIYELHHRDFSIDSSSGLVHKGKFLALSEPKAIAYLKDLGINAIHILPSFDFASVDETKLNQPQYNWGYDPVNYNVPEGSYSTDPYTPATRIKEFKTMVQALHKAGIRVILDVVYNHTSDISHSAFQLTYPDYFYRKTVDGKYSDGSGCGNETASDKPMMRQFMIESVKYWINEYHIDGFRFDLMGVHDIETMNQIRAEVDKIDPTIFIYGEGWNAGSCAYSQDKLALKANMQSLPRIAAFSDDMRDALRGPFSDDHKGAFLAGIPGSEESLKFGIVGAIQHSQVDYSKINYSKKPWASEPIQQISYVSCHDDMCLVDRLRTSILGISEDELIRLDELAQTAVFTSQGVPFMLCGEEMLRDKKGVHNSFNSPDSVNHLDLNNLKEYPQVFSYYKNLIKLRKNHPAFRMAKSDDVRRCLEFIPTQACVVAFMLKDNAGGDIWNNIIVILNGNKQAVDVSVPQAKYTVVDCDGIIDESGLKVIEENAVTVNPQSALIMHN; this is translated from the coding sequence ATGATAATCAAAAATATTATAATTACGAGCTTATTAACCTTAGCTTTTGCGCGCAATGCAGATGCGCAGCGGTTCAACGAATTGACATATAGCCCTACAAAGTCCGAATTTCGGCTTTTTGCACCTGATAGTGCTAAAAAGATAGTAGTGCGTATATATGATAGTGGTCTGGGCGGGAAACCGCTTAGAACCATTAAGATGCGCCATACTGCTGCAGACCGCTGGACGGCTTTGGCTAAAGGTAATCTGAAAGGTAAGTTTTATACATTTGATATATCGGGTGATAGAAAATCGTGGCACGAGACGCCCGGAGTTTTTGCTAAGGCTGTAGGAGTGAATGGCAGGCGTGCTGCTATTATAGACTTGCATGCTACTAATCCGGAGGGATGGAGTGAAGACAAACGTCCGGTTATAAAGTCGCCTGCAGATCTTGTAATCTATGAACTGCATCATCGTGACTTCTCTATTGATTCGTCTTCAGGACTGGTCCATAAAGGTAAGTTCCTCGCCTTGTCAGAACCAAAGGCTATTGCCTATCTTAAAGATCTGGGCATAAATGCGATACACATTTTGCCTTCGTTCGATTTTGCCTCTGTAGATGAAACTAAACTTAATCAACCTCAATACAACTGGGGATACGACCCGGTTAATTATAATGTGCCCGAAGGCTCTTATTCTACTGATCCTTATACACCTGCTACACGGATAAAAGAATTCAAGACTATGGTGCAAGCTCTGCATAAGGCGGGCATAAGGGTAATATTAGATGTGGTGTACAATCATACTTCTGATATAAGCCATAGTGCTTTTCAACTTACTTATCCCGACTATTTCTATCGTAAGACGGTGGATGGAAAATATTCTGACGGCTCTGGATGTGGCAATGAGACGGCTAGCGATAAGCCTATGATGCGACAGTTTATGATAGAATCGGTAAAGTACTGGATTAATGAATATCATATTGATGGTTTCAGATTCGACCTGATGGGGGTGCATGATATTGAAACGATGAACCAAATCCGCGCTGAAGTGGATAAAATTGATCCTACCATATTTATATATGGAGAAGGATGGAATGCCGGATCGTGTGCTTATTCGCAAGATAAACTCGCCCTGAAGGCTAATATGCAGAGTCTGCCACGTATAGCTGCTTTCTCTGATGATATGCGTGATGCTCTCAGAGGACCTTTCAGTGACGACCACAAAGGGGCGTTCTTAGCCGGAATACCCGGATCTGAAGAGAGTTTGAAGTTTGGCATTGTTGGGGCTATACAGCATTCGCAAGTTGATTATAGTAAGATAAATTATAGCAAGAAACCTTGGGCTAGCGAACCTATACAGCAGATTAGTTATGTGAGTTGTCACGATGATATGTGTCTTGTTGACCGTCTGCGCACTTCAATCCTGGGTATTTCTGAAGATGAACTTATCCGTCTTGATGAATTGGCTCAGACAGCTGTGTTTACATCTCAAGGTGTTCCGTTCATGCTTTGTGGCGAAGAAATGCTTAGAGATAAAAAAGGTGTGCACAATAGTTTTAACTCTCCTGATAGTGTAAATCACCTTGACTTGAATAATCTAAAAGAATATCCTCAGGTATTCTCGTATTATAAAAATCTGATTAAGTTGCGTAAAAATCATCCGGCTTTCCGTATGGCAAAATCTGATGATGTGCGCAGATGTCTCGAGTTTATTCCAACTCAGGCTTGTGTCGTAGCTTTCATGCTTAAAGATAATGCAGGCGGAGACATATGGAATAATATTATTGTTATTCTTAATGGTAACAAACAGGCGGTTGATGTGTCTGTGCCTCAGGCCAAATATACTGTTGTTGACTGTGATGGGATAATAGACGAATCAGGACTGAAAGTGATAGAAGAAAACGCGGTGACTGTAAATCCGCAGTCGGCTTTGATTATGCATAATTAA
- a CDS encoding 4-alpha-glucanotransferase, which translates to MKVQFNIEYRTSFGEELQINISLHKVGEDDLEKQIINMFTDDGLMWSRESSFSSELIHYIDYTYSVRKNGKLVRTEWPVVSHRLEFENKSATDYILKDNWIDSPVDSYLYSSAYTDCVVDQHINLCESVNYNKTLCIKVRATQLRKGDYLAIVGDDKSLGGWNINHSIRMTEHNYNEWIVSLDAGIFLRPIIEFKFVVLNQNDGINPIWEYGFNNVLDILDIKPKMVEVVEMQPAKFPISKWKSAGTVVPVFSIRSKNSFGIGDFGDLKKMVDWVALTHQRVLQILPVNDTNNTGTWLDSYPYSCISIFALHPQYVDLGALPKIKDEAKRNELEQLRNELNALSQIDYERVNESKNEYLKVIFEQEGKSVMNADRYKLFFEESKGWLVPYAQYRYLCELYKTSDFTKWPDHNIFDEKERESLESPRSKKYKEVEFYYFVQYILNCQMKRVHEYARAKGVILKGDIPIGVSRNGCDVWAEPRYFNVNGQAGAPPDSFSTNGQNWGFPTYNWDEMLKDDCQWWIRRFSNMARFFDAYRIDHILGFFRIWEIPADAVHGLLGHFSPALGLTRDEIEAYGLHFQERLFTEPFIADWIVNKIFGKHADEVITKYLMHTHDDMYKMRPEYDTQRKVEAAFDGKTSDDDIWIRDGLYALISNVLFLRDHKDPNKFHPRISVQYAFIYQALYDSDKSIFDKIYNDYFYRRNNQFWYKEAMKKLPIIIQSTRMLVCGEDLGMVPDCVPWVMNELRILSLELQSMPKDPHVHFGHLSGNPYRSVCTISSHDTATLRQWWDEDKKRTQDYYSTMLYRGGEAPHPLPGWLAKDIIARNLLSPSMLCILTIQDWLAIDEKIRLADPNAERINVPANPHNYWRYRAHLNIEDLIENKDFNESVTELVLQSGRK; encoded by the coding sequence ATGAAAGTCCAATTTAATATAGAATATAGAACAAGCTTTGGAGAAGAGTTACAAATAAACATTTCTTTGCATAAAGTTGGTGAGGATGATTTAGAAAAACAAATCATCAATATGTTTACTGATGATGGCCTTATGTGGAGTCGAGAATCGTCATTCTCTTCAGAATTAATACATTATATAGATTATACATATAGCGTACGAAAGAATGGAAAACTGGTACGTACAGAATGGCCTGTGGTATCACACAGATTGGAATTTGAAAATAAATCAGCAACTGATTACATCCTTAAAGACAACTGGATAGACAGTCCTGTAGATTCTTATTTGTATAGTTCTGCTTATACAGATTGTGTGGTAGACCAGCATATAAACTTATGTGAATCTGTTAATTATAATAAGACACTCTGCATTAAGGTTCGTGCAACTCAGTTGCGCAAAGGTGACTATCTAGCCATTGTTGGTGATGATAAATCTTTGGGCGGATGGAATATAAATCATTCTATACGCATGACAGAGCATAATTACAACGAATGGATAGTTTCTCTTGATGCGGGGATATTCTTAAGGCCAATTATCGAATTTAAATTTGTTGTTCTTAATCAAAATGATGGCATAAATCCAATTTGGGAATATGGATTTAATAATGTCTTGGACATATTAGATATAAAACCTAAAATGGTAGAGGTAGTTGAGATGCAGCCTGCAAAATTTCCCATTAGCAAATGGAAAAGTGCAGGAACAGTGGTACCTGTGTTTTCTATTCGATCTAAAAATAGTTTTGGAATAGGTGATTTTGGTGACTTGAAGAAGATGGTAGACTGGGTTGCACTTACTCATCAGCGTGTGTTACAGATACTACCTGTTAATGATACAAATAATACCGGAACATGGCTTGATTCGTATCCATATAGCTGTATAAGTATCTTTGCATTGCATCCTCAATACGTTGATCTTGGGGCATTGCCTAAAATAAAAGATGAGGCAAAAAGAAATGAGTTAGAACAACTTCGTAACGAACTTAATGCTTTATCACAAATAGATTATGAACGAGTTAATGAGTCGAAAAACGAATATCTTAAAGTAATATTTGAGCAAGAAGGCAAGTCTGTAATGAATGCCGATCGTTACAAGTTGTTCTTCGAAGAAAGCAAAGGATGGCTCGTACCTTATGCTCAGTATCGCTATTTATGCGAATTGTATAAAACTTCTGATTTCACTAAATGGCCAGACCATAATATATTTGACGAAAAAGAACGTGAATCATTAGAGTCGCCTCGTAGCAAAAAATATAAGGAAGTAGAGTTCTATTATTTTGTTCAGTATATTTTAAATTGTCAGATGAAGCGTGTTCATGAATATGCACGTGCCAAGGGCGTTATACTAAAAGGAGATATCCCGATAGGCGTAAGTCGCAATGGATGTGATGTTTGGGCCGAACCTCGATATTTCAATGTTAACGGTCAGGCAGGAGCGCCGCCAGATTCTTTCTCTACTAATGGTCAGAATTGGGGCTTCCCCACATACAATTGGGATGAGATGCTTAAAGATGATTGCCAGTGGTGGATTCGCCGTTTTTCTAATATGGCGAGATTCTTTGATGCTTATCGCATAGACCATATATTAGGATTTTTCCGAATATGGGAGATTCCCGCAGATGCTGTTCATGGACTATTGGGACATTTCTCACCTGCTTTAGGACTTACAAGAGATGAAATCGAAGCTTATGGTTTGCATTTTCAGGAGCGTCTATTCACAGAACCTTTTATTGCCGATTGGATAGTAAATAAAATATTTGGAAAGCATGCTGATGAGGTAATAACCAAATATCTTATGCATACTCATGATGATATGTATAAGATGAGGCCTGAATATGACACACAACGTAAAGTTGAAGCGGCATTTGATGGAAAAACTTCTGATGATGACATCTGGATAAGAGATGGCTTGTATGCCCTTATCAGTAATGTGTTGTTCTTACGTGACCACAAAGACCCAAACAAGTTTCATCCACGTATCTCAGTACAGTATGCCTTTATTTATCAGGCATTATATGATAGTGATAAGTCTATATTCGACAAAATATACAATGATTACTTCTATCGTCGTAATAATCAGTTCTGGTATAAAGAGGCGATGAAGAAACTTCCTATTATTATACAGTCTACCCGCATGTTGGTGTGTGGAGAAGATTTGGGAATGGTGCCAGACTGTGTGCCATGGGTAATGAACGAGTTGAGAATATTAAGTTTGGAATTGCAGTCAATGCCAAAAGATCCGCATGTGCATTTCGGTCATTTGTCAGGAAATCCTTACCGTTCGGTATGTACAATATCATCTCATGATACAGCTACACTACGTCAGTGGTGGGATGAAGACAAAAAACGTACACAGGATTATTACAGCACAATGCTGTATAGGGGTGGTGAAGCTCCACATCCTTTGCCCGGATGGTTGGCTAAGGATATTATTGCACGCAACCTTCTTAGTCCGTCGATGCTTTGCATTCTTACAATACAAGACTGGCTAGCTATCGACGAGAAAATACGACTTGCCGATCCTAATGCCGAAAGAATAAACGTTCCGGCCAATCCTCATAATTATTGGAGGTATCGTGCTCATCTTAATATAGAAGATCTTATTGAGAATAAAGACTTTAATGAGAGTGTTACAGAATTGGTATTACAATCAGGTAGAAAATAG